A section of the Thermogemmatispora onikobensis genome encodes:
- a CDS encoding tetratricopeptide repeat protein: protein MARKKEIASPASAEDQARLQSLLAQVSDLARQLRSSQSQQEVEAALAPITSAPVSVQLALSRELAQGSLGSAGRERSQEPQGLQGLPSAAEGPRWSGQDAADLLQALYHYSPEKECRKEARRSLIRLEGARLYPQWQPPREQPTTFQALPPRFWKGLVSETRERGEVQLFLCWEEGYDYDEARLIALQLDFWQQGVRDCIVERAGKRRIETRLSELRGLLEEVRFQECTLAEGRRLLEEALAVSRWRGQELPESYRYHLPLIRQLILEAPEAEAGHDRGLTFIQPDLDPEELVLTFIGSWSLGDFGLAYDLLTPQSPLREGLSREEWIERRRAWANEAHPTRLTVSFVTESEQPQSGLWLPGSTLSSRGPRKLVEIGWSLELSETPLSGTLPEMAMGTAVNKETGRHWFWTSYTLQRQDEVWRIHSMTDEGARAQGLPIPDLQQRIKEHDERVREISVQQREALLKSISLLDRPDPQALLEEVTRRLTQAMHYEDALLVRLPLDQQLVENAYNHAATLRNGERAIVYLERLAQRFPGRRADALRELAMTEDSLATLFEQQGLKERSRRFDELAEQHMQESLALRPTALGYALLAQMKLQHTAAPLPPPEVLQEAEQLLAQARALNPNRAEETIIEAVLGTIASARGDQPQALQHYERAASLSPDYPGIWLALSHTQRALGRRAEARESLRHALRYNPAELQAYSELVDLAVEEQQFGEARAVLEEGLKQLPQSAHLRALLAMVLAEQGDLRQAQRLLEEAEQIDQRLPSVQAARELLNERRKQR, encoded by the coding sequence ATGGCACGGAAGAAAGAAATTGCCAGCCCGGCCTCTGCGGAGGATCAGGCCCGCCTCCAAAGCCTGCTCGCTCAGGTCTCCGATCTGGCCAGACAGCTCCGCAGCAGCCAGAGTCAGCAGGAGGTGGAGGCTGCGCTGGCACCTATTACCTCCGCTCCCGTGAGCGTCCAGCTCGCTTTGTCGCGAGAGCTGGCACAGGGATCACTCGGATCTGCAGGAAGGGAGCGGTCTCAGGAGCCGCAGGGGCTTCAAGGGCTTCCCTCTGCAGCAGAAGGGCCTCGCTGGAGCGGGCAGGATGCTGCCGATCTCTTGCAGGCTCTTTATCATTACAGCCCCGAGAAGGAGTGTCGCAAGGAGGCCAGGCGCTCGCTGATTCGTCTGGAAGGGGCCCGCCTTTATCCTCAATGGCAGCCTCCACGCGAACAGCCGACGACTTTCCAGGCTCTCCCTCCACGCTTCTGGAAAGGGTTGGTCTCAGAGACCCGCGAGCGGGGCGAGGTTCAGCTCTTCCTCTGCTGGGAAGAGGGCTACGACTATGACGAGGCGCGCCTGATCGCCTTGCAGCTGGATTTCTGGCAGCAAGGGGTGCGCGATTGCATCGTCGAGCGCGCAGGTAAACGCCGCATCGAGACACGCCTTAGCGAACTGAGGGGTCTGCTGGAGGAGGTTCGCTTTCAGGAGTGCACGCTGGCCGAGGGGCGCCGCTTGCTGGAAGAGGCTCTGGCAGTGAGCCGCTGGCGCGGGCAGGAGTTGCCAGAAAGTTATCGCTATCATCTGCCGCTGATCCGCCAGCTGATACTGGAGGCTCCCGAGGCTGAGGCCGGTCACGATCGCGGCCTGACCTTCATTCAGCCAGACCTGGACCCGGAAGAGCTGGTTCTGACCTTTATCGGCTCCTGGTCGCTGGGTGACTTCGGGCTGGCCTATGATCTGTTAACGCCGCAGAGTCCCTTGCGCGAGGGGTTGAGCCGCGAGGAGTGGATTGAACGCCGCCGCGCGTGGGCCAATGAGGCGCATCCCACTCGCCTGACGGTCAGCTTCGTGACCGAAAGTGAGCAGCCGCAAAGCGGTCTCTGGCTGCCAGGCAGTACCCTCTCCAGTCGTGGCCCGCGCAAGCTGGTTGAGATCGGCTGGTCATTGGAGTTGAGCGAGACGCCCCTGAGCGGCACTTTGCCAGAAATGGCAATGGGCACGGCGGTCAATAAGGAAACAGGCCGCCATTGGTTCTGGACAAGCTATACACTGCAGCGCCAAGATGAGGTCTGGCGCATTCATTCGATGACCGATGAGGGGGCCCGCGCTCAGGGTCTGCCGATCCCTGACTTGCAACAGCGCATTAAGGAGCACGATGAGCGCGTGCGCGAGATTTCAGTGCAGCAGCGCGAGGCTCTGCTGAAGAGCATTTCCCTGCTGGACCGGCCCGATCCGCAGGCGCTGCTCGAAGAGGTGACACGCCGCCTGACCCAGGCTATGCACTATGAGGATGCTCTGCTGGTGCGCCTCCCGCTCGACCAGCAGCTTGTCGAAAATGCCTACAACCATGCCGCCACTCTCCGTAATGGTGAGCGAGCGATAGTCTATCTGGAGCGGCTGGCGCAGCGCTTCCCGGGCCGCCGTGCCGATGCCTTGCGCGAGCTGGCGATGACCGAGGATAGTCTGGCTACTCTTTTCGAGCAGCAGGGCTTGAAGGAGCGGAGTCGCCGCTTCGACGAGCTGGCCGAGCAGCATATGCAGGAGTCGCTGGCCCTGCGTCCGACAGCCCTTGGCTATGCGCTCCTGGCCCAGATGAAGCTGCAGCATACCGCGGCTCCACTCCCTCCACCAGAAGTTTTGCAGGAGGCGGAACAGCTGCTGGCCCAGGCGCGAGCGCTCAATCCCAATCGCGCCGAGGAGACCATCATTGAGGCGGTACTGGGGACGATCGCCAGTGCACGCGGCGACCAGCCGCAGGCTTTACAGCACTACGAACGGGCCGCCTCGCTCAGCCCCGATTACCCCGGGATCTGGCTGGCCCTGAGCCATACCCAGCGGGCCCTTGGCCGGCGAGCGGAAGCCCGCGAGAGCCTGCGACATGCTCTCCGCTACAATCCTGCCGAACTACAAGCCTACAGCGAGCTGGTAGACCTGGCTGTCGAGGAACAGCAGTTCGGCGAGGCACGTGCGGTGCTAGAGGAGGGCCTGAAGCAGCTTCCTCAGTCGGCCCATCTGCGCGCGCTGCTGGCGATGGTGCTCGCCGAGCAGGGCGATCTGCGCCAGGCGCAACGCTTGCTAGAAGAGGCTGAGCAGATCGATCAGCGCCTGCCCAGCGTGCAGGCCGCCCGTGAGCTTTTGAACGAGCGCAGGAAACAGCGATGA
- a CDS encoding glycosyltransferase 87 family protein — translation MVQPSLLPPSLEACEQQATQATTTAKRSWLRFFFSEDQSPDNYLVRALQERAVWIGIALILQALNEIDHRLYIPYLLPYGSLIPLGLILGSFAAMLMALRPLPRRPQPRTLSLPFPRRWQRIALILILLTSLVGVIELGRGIVMCFLPPEFSNDGTTLDTNAAALLLAGRNPYSDSNFVSIARTFAIQPEWTTPLRQGRFANRLDYPSDAELAAAFATAIKTGQAPEFEGKVSYPALSFLTLIPFVLLHSPLRDVNVLPLYLLSYLLIVAIGWRLARQELRPWVLLLGLANVPMWASTVGANLDIFCCLLLLLAWLLRERGWLSALLLGLAIATKQPAWFSTPFYLIMAWRLYQPREALRRMGIAALTALAVNLPFIVWNPGAFISGVLAPLNDPMFPLGVGIINLSATHLIPYLPEKVYLALELTAMVASLVWYWQICRTRPEAAFFLASVPLFFAWRSLSSYFYCAAFPLFVLQVARLRQKAALEREQYPAQRPASSEPLPAMAGQHPLPALSGRAALQPAGAGLLSSLPAVDSLSALPLQRRSRLSG, via the coding sequence ATGGTGCAGCCATCCCTACTGCCCCCGTCCCTGGAGGCGTGCGAGCAGCAGGCCACGCAGGCCACCACCACAGCCAAGCGTAGCTGGTTACGATTTTTCTTCAGTGAGGATCAAAGCCCCGATAACTACCTGGTCCGCGCCCTGCAGGAACGCGCTGTCTGGATCGGCATCGCCCTGATCCTGCAAGCGCTCAACGAGATCGATCATCGTCTCTATATACCCTACTTGCTCCCCTACGGCTCGCTCATTCCTTTGGGGTTGATTCTGGGCAGCTTCGCTGCTATGCTGATGGCCCTGCGCCCCTTACCCCGTCGGCCACAGCCGCGGACTCTGAGCCTGCCTTTCCCGCGCCGCTGGCAGCGTATCGCTCTCATCCTTATCTTGTTGACAAGCCTGGTAGGCGTGATAGAGCTAGGTCGCGGTATCGTGATGTGCTTCCTCCCTCCCGAGTTCTCCAACGATGGCACGACCCTGGACACGAACGCGGCTGCTCTCCTGCTGGCAGGGCGCAATCCCTATAGCGATTCGAACTTTGTGAGCATTGCGCGCACCTTTGCGATCCAACCCGAGTGGACCACCCCGCTGCGTCAGGGCCGCTTTGCCAACCGCCTGGACTATCCTTCGGATGCCGAGCTGGCGGCTGCTTTCGCCACGGCGATCAAAACCGGTCAGGCTCCTGAGTTCGAGGGCAAGGTGAGTTATCCCGCCCTCTCTTTTCTGACTCTCATTCCTTTCGTGCTGCTTCACTCGCCCTTGCGCGATGTGAACGTGCTCCCCCTCTATTTGCTGAGTTATCTGCTGATCGTGGCGATCGGCTGGCGCCTGGCTCGTCAGGAGCTGCGCCCCTGGGTTTTGCTGCTGGGTCTGGCCAATGTCCCCATGTGGGCCTCCACAGTAGGTGCGAACCTCGATATTTTTTGCTGCCTCTTACTGCTGCTCGCCTGGCTACTGCGCGAGCGCGGCTGGCTCTCAGCTCTCTTGCTGGGCCTGGCCATCGCCACAAAGCAACCAGCCTGGTTTTCGACGCCTTTTTATCTGATTATGGCCTGGCGTCTCTACCAGCCGCGCGAGGCTTTGCGCCGCATGGGAATCGCCGCTTTGACAGCCCTGGCGGTGAATCTCCCGTTTATTGTCTGGAACCCGGGAGCCTTTATCTCCGGCGTCCTGGCCCCTCTCAACGATCCGATGTTCCCTCTCGGGGTCGGGATTATTAATCTGAGCGCCACGCACCTGATTCCCTATCTCCCAGAAAAGGTCTACCTCGCTCTTGAGCTGACGGCTATGGTAGCTTCTCTGGTCTGGTACTGGCAGATCTGTCGCACACGACCAGAGGCGGCTTTCTTCCTGGCCTCGGTGCCGCTTTTCTTCGCCTGGCGCAGTCTCTCGTCTTACTTCTACTGCGCGGCCTTCCCGCTCTTTGTGCTACAGGTGGCTCGCCTGCGTCAGAAGGCGGCTCTTGAGCGTGAGCAGTATCCTGCCCAGCGCCCCGCTTCCAGCGAGCCGTTGCCGGCGATGGCCGGGCAGCACCCGCTGCCCGCTCTGAGCGGACGGGCTGCTTTGCAACCAGCGGGGGCGGGACTGCTGTCGAGCCTGCCGGCAGTTGATTCGTTATCAGCCCTGCCATTGCAGCGGCGGTCACGGTTGTCGGGCTAG
- a CDS encoding GNAT family N-acetyltransferase, whose translation MVEEHTAPFAIRLACAEDIQSIEYLDRFGTSPTRNIHRELEKYFGSVDPSTHERGLIFLGELEGQAVAKAELMLPPADGSEGSRTGYIRRVVVLPEYRQRGFARRLLYYIIDFARQQEQLEALDLHVWEENRPAIRLYESLGFQLQHRELYYRLSL comes from the coding sequence ATGGTAGAGGAGCACACCGCCCCCTTTGCGATTCGCCTGGCCTGCGCGGAGGATATCCAGAGCATCGAATACCTGGACCGCTTCGGTACCTCGCCCACACGCAACATTCATCGCGAGCTGGAGAAATATTTCGGCTCGGTTGATCCTTCAACACATGAGCGGGGCTTGATTTTTCTTGGGGAGCTGGAGGGGCAAGCGGTGGCCAAGGCCGAGCTGATGCTGCCCCCCGCCGACGGCAGTGAAGGAAGCCGCACCGGCTACATCCGCCGGGTAGTGGTCCTGCCGGAATATCGGCAGCGCGGTTTTGCTCGCCGCCTGCTCTATTATATTATCGACTTTGCCCGCCAACAGGAGCAGTTGGAGGCACTCGATCTGCACGTCTGGGAGGAGAACAGGCCGGCGATTCGCCTCTATGAGTCATTGGGCTTCCAGCTGCAGCACCGTGAGCTGTATTATCGCCTTTCCCTCTAG
- a CDS encoding NAD(P)/FAD-dependent oxidoreductase, with amino-acid sequence MESRREDAHQRSAEVAVIGAGVAGLAAAHVLRDHALQVILYEREERVGGRATTRVRAGFCFDPGAQYIHGNAPASDALLLQRFATSELVAIAKPVWTFDSQNRIREGDRRQNALPRWTYRYGLLTLGELMARELTVYTHCEIARLAYLRPGWRLFSTSDQAVAEVPNVLVTLPAPEAAALIAASELPSELQQALLAELGKVHYRPLLSVALAWPRSALPPTPYYALVNSDKAHPISWLAREEEKSPERVPPAWTLLIVQLAPDYSRAHWSWDNQALATATTTLVSTLLGQRLPAADFYDVQRWPLALPEPGTLLEAEALHRVSAPYGLFFSGDAFTGGRVHLALAQGKESAFRLLASRR; translated from the coding sequence ATGGAGAGCCGGCGAGAGGACGCGCACCAGAGGAGCGCTGAGGTGGCGGTGATCGGTGCGGGTGTCGCTGGCCTGGCAGCAGCCCATGTGCTGCGCGACCACGCTCTGCAGGTGATCCTCTACGAGCGCGAGGAGCGCGTAGGGGGCCGGGCAACGACGCGCGTGCGCGCGGGTTTTTGCTTCGACCCCGGCGCCCAGTATATCCACGGCAACGCGCCCGCCAGCGACGCCCTGCTGCTCCAGCGCTTCGCTACCTCCGAGCTGGTGGCCATCGCCAAGCCAGTCTGGACCTTCGATAGCCAGAACCGCATTCGCGAAGGTGATCGACGCCAGAACGCCCTCCCACGCTGGACGTATCGATACGGGCTGCTGACGCTGGGGGAGCTGATGGCGCGCGAGCTGACGGTCTATACCCACTGTGAAATCGCACGTCTGGCCTACCTCAGACCAGGCTGGCGCCTCTTCTCCACCAGCGATCAGGCTGTGGCCGAGGTCCCTAACGTGCTGGTCACGCTGCCTGCTCCAGAGGCAGCGGCCTTGATTGCCGCCAGCGAGCTGCCATCTGAGCTGCAGCAGGCCCTGCTCGCCGAGCTCGGCAAGGTTCACTACCGGCCTCTGCTGTCAGTCGCCCTGGCCTGGCCCCGAAGCGCACTCCCACCTACCCCTTACTATGCCCTGGTCAATAGCGATAAGGCTCATCCTATCTCCTGGCTGGCCCGCGAGGAGGAAAAGAGTCCCGAGCGGGTTCCACCCGCCTGGACGCTGCTCATCGTTCAGCTCGCCCCCGACTATAGCCGGGCCCATTGGTCCTGGGATAACCAGGCCCTGGCCACAGCTACGACGACCCTGGTCTCGACACTGCTCGGCCAGCGCTTGCCAGCCGCGGACTTCTACGACGTCCAGCGCTGGCCTTTGGCCCTTCCGGAACCAGGAACGCTGCTGGAGGCAGAAGCCCTGCATAGGGTAAGCGCCCCCTATGGGCTGTTCTTCAGTGGCGATGCTTTCACTGGCGGACGAGTGCACCTGGCCCTGGCCCAGGGAAAAGAGAGCGCTTTCCGCCTGCTGGCCAGCCGTCGTTAG
- the recN gene encoding DNA repair protein RecN, translating into MLLELNIKDFAIIDNLHLTFHRLFNVFTGETGAGKSIIIDAVSALLGGKIGAEYVRAGCERASVEGVFSLETLLPPGGNGFQPLARTAEGEEEAAAVGDTLYEALEQAESQEGRRLERLRADLSSADARLALASLLQEYGLQPEEGTLILSRDIFRSGRTVSRINGRAVSQHVLQQVASWLIDIHGQSEHLSLLRPDQHVNFLDRYAELLPLREQLAARVSEWRQVRKSLQQLLQAERDESRRAEFLRFEIEEIEKAELQPGEIEELERERKVLSNAERMRELCALAYGAIKGSELASDLTQSALDLLRSATRALNELARLDTSLAEQEANLDEAIYRLEDVAAAISSYEADIEDDPARLAEIEERLDLIARLKRKYGATIEEILRRAEEDRQELDRIVNREEHIRRLEQQDQQLRREIGRIAQELSTRRRAAAARLASAMEEQLDDLNMKRARFAVEILQEPDPEGVPATIDGQPETLYACDATGIDRIQFLIAPNPGEPLKPLTKIASGGETSRLMLALKTILARADATPTLIFDEIDSGISGRSGQVVAEKLWMLTRNHQVICVTHLPQIAAFADLHFNVNKQVLGERTITIVNELRPEQRARELAHIMGGNVSEFSLKSAEELLARSQLWKENWLRQVESQTAGTSEVAEQRASRDASQAQAR; encoded by the coding sequence ATGTTGCTCGAACTGAATATTAAGGATTTCGCTATCATCGACAATCTGCATCTCACTTTCCATCGACTTTTCAACGTCTTTACCGGCGAAACAGGGGCCGGCAAGTCTATCATCATCGACGCCGTTAGCGCCCTGCTGGGAGGAAAGATCGGTGCAGAGTATGTGCGCGCCGGCTGCGAGCGCGCCAGTGTCGAGGGCGTCTTTTCGCTGGAGACGCTGCTGCCGCCCGGCGGCAATGGCTTCCAGCCCCTGGCCCGCACGGCTGAGGGGGAGGAGGAAGCGGCTGCTGTCGGCGATACGCTCTATGAGGCCCTGGAGCAGGCCGAAAGCCAGGAGGGCCGGCGCCTGGAACGCCTCCGCGCCGATCTTTCTAGTGCCGATGCACGCCTGGCTCTCGCCAGCTTGCTCCAAGAGTATGGCCTCCAGCCTGAAGAAGGAACGCTGATCCTCTCACGCGATATTTTCCGCTCGGGACGTACGGTCTCTCGGATCAACGGACGCGCTGTCTCTCAGCATGTCCTGCAGCAGGTGGCTAGCTGGCTGATCGATATCCACGGCCAGAGCGAGCATCTAAGCCTGCTGCGCCCGGACCAGCATGTCAACTTTCTTGATCGCTACGCTGAGCTGCTACCACTGCGCGAACAGCTGGCAGCCCGCGTCAGCGAGTGGCGCCAGGTGCGTAAGAGCCTGCAGCAGCTCCTGCAGGCGGAACGCGATGAGAGCCGCCGCGCTGAGTTCTTGCGCTTTGAGATCGAGGAAATTGAGAAGGCGGAGCTGCAGCCCGGCGAGATCGAGGAGCTGGAGCGTGAGCGCAAGGTCCTGAGCAATGCCGAACGCATGCGCGAGCTGTGCGCCCTGGCCTATGGGGCCATTAAAGGGTCGGAGCTGGCCAGCGACCTGACACAGTCAGCCCTCGATCTGCTGCGCAGCGCCACCCGCGCCCTCAATGAGCTGGCGCGCCTGGATACGAGCCTCGCGGAGCAGGAGGCAAACCTGGATGAGGCCATCTATCGTCTGGAAGATGTGGCCGCCGCGATTAGCAGTTATGAGGCCGATATCGAGGATGATCCCGCCCGCCTGGCAGAAATCGAGGAGCGCCTCGATCTGATCGCTCGCTTGAAACGAAAGTATGGAGCGACGATTGAGGAGATTCTCAGGCGCGCCGAGGAGGATCGCCAGGAGCTGGATCGCATTGTCAATCGCGAGGAACATATCCGCAGACTGGAGCAGCAGGACCAACAGCTGCGCCGCGAGATCGGGCGCATCGCCCAGGAGCTGTCAACACGCCGCCGCGCCGCCGCCGCTCGCCTGGCCAGCGCGATGGAGGAGCAGCTGGATGATTTGAATATGAAGCGGGCCCGCTTCGCGGTGGAGATTCTTCAGGAGCCTGATCCCGAGGGCGTGCCAGCTACAATCGACGGCCAACCCGAGACGCTCTACGCCTGCGACGCGACCGGCATTGATCGCATCCAGTTTCTGATCGCTCCTAATCCAGGCGAGCCTCTCAAACCGCTGACGAAGATCGCTTCGGGCGGTGAGACTTCCCGCCTGATGCTGGCTTTGAAGACGATCCTGGCCCGGGCCGATGCGACGCCAACGCTGATCTTCGATGAGATCGATTCGGGTATTAGTGGACGTAGCGGCCAGGTGGTGGCCGAGAAGCTGTGGATGCTGACCCGCAATCACCAGGTGATCTGCGTGACCCATTTGCCCCAGATTGCAGCCTTCGCCGATTTGCACTTCAATGTGAATAAGCAGGTGCTGGGTGAGCGGACGATCACGATCGTCAACGAGCTGCGCCCCGAGCAGCGCGCGCGCGAGCTTGCTCACATCATGGGCGGGAACGTGAGCGAGTTCTCTCTCAAGAGCGCCGAGGAGCTGCTGGCTCGCTCCCAGCTCTGGAAGGAGAATTGGCTACGCCAGGTTGAGAGCCAGACAGCCGGCACCAGCGAGGTCGCAGAGCAGAGAGCCAGCCGAGACGCTTCTCAGGCCCAGGCCCGCTAG
- a CDS encoding NAD(+)/NADH kinase, translating to MKVIAIFYQGRKQHTAEAAAQIEPFLRRRGYEVRSVDIREEGEETPAGLLQGCELAIVLGGDGTILHAARLCAADGIPIVGVKYGRVGFLTELEPRDLPYELVHYLEKDDSVWVDTRTMLTATLDQEGQSETFLALNDIVIARGTWPRVVQVGIWIDDHFYSTTYADGVIVSTATGSTAYNLAVGGPLLHPQVQSMVLTPIAPHLASDRSLILHPDACVRLQIVTGSQNGVFSADGQLNREVRNGAMVTVQKSQYETRFLRRRPPTYFYQIINAKLRDDE from the coding sequence GTGAAGGTCATCGCGATATTCTATCAGGGCCGCAAACAGCACACCGCTGAGGCTGCTGCCCAGATCGAACCGTTTCTGCGCCGCCGCGGCTACGAGGTTCGTAGTGTTGATATCCGCGAGGAGGGGGAGGAGACCCCCGCGGGCCTGCTGCAGGGCTGCGAGTTGGCCATCGTGCTGGGCGGCGATGGTACGATTTTGCACGCCGCGCGCCTGTGTGCTGCCGATGGTATCCCAATCGTGGGAGTAAAGTACGGGCGTGTCGGCTTTCTGACAGAACTGGAGCCGCGCGATCTTCCCTACGAGCTGGTACACTATCTGGAGAAGGATGATTCGGTCTGGGTGGATACACGCACTATGCTCACCGCCACCCTGGATCAGGAAGGACAAAGCGAAACCTTTCTGGCGCTCAACGATATCGTGATCGCACGCGGCACCTGGCCCCGCGTGGTGCAGGTAGGTATCTGGATCGACGATCATTTTTATAGTACAACCTATGCTGATGGGGTGATTGTCTCAACAGCTACCGGCTCAACGGCCTATAATTTAGCTGTCGGGGGGCCACTGCTCCATCCCCAGGTGCAGAGCATGGTCTTGACACCCATCGCTCCCCATCTGGCTTCCGATCGCTCGCTGATTCTTCACCCCGATGCCTGCGTGCGCCTGCAAATCGTGACCGGCTCGCAAAATGGTGTCTTCTCTGCCGATGGCCAATTGAACCGTGAGGTACGCAACGGCGCAATGGTCACTGTCCAGAAAAGCCAATATGAGACTCGCTTCCTGCGACGCCGACCGCCAACTTACTTTTACCAGATCATCAATGCGAAGCTGCGAGATGACGAGTAG
- a CDS encoding DUF929 family protein codes for MAKKRKKNSGSGSSAVQRRAQIQAQAQLQSRSPQGAGGAPAGGAQSRTPSSSSTSTAGTSPKSVSTATVRTTTRTEASSRPSSTARQTQRRYTRQRVSGRTRWLIVAGALIVVLAIIGGFIVLSQQHSSSGARGSTDPEVLKTVTSVDSNLLAQIGTGGQKSPLKAVTNRDRLVGPHGKPEVFYWGAEFCPYCAAERWSLVIALSRFGHFSALPETTSSSSDVYPDTATFTFYGSSYTSSYIDFVPLEVEDRNQQALQTPNQEQQQLVNALNPSGGFPFLDIANIYMSQGQTVDPGLLSGLSQKDIAIQITNSSTSISKSILGVANYLTAGICVATNDQPASVCKASFIQAIEKQLPRAALAHSDSLAVNLTSLSAGLPPDNNSRQRHGYRTN; via the coding sequence ATGGCCAAAAAGCGCAAGAAAAACAGCGGCAGCGGCTCCTCTGCAGTCCAGCGACGGGCGCAGATTCAGGCGCAGGCCCAGCTGCAGAGCCGCAGTCCGCAGGGCGCCGGTGGCGCACCGGCAGGGGGAGCCCAGAGCAGGACCCCTTCTTCGAGTTCGACGAGCACAGCGGGCACCTCTCCCAAGAGCGTAAGCACCGCCACAGTGCGTACTACCACGCGCACGGAAGCGAGCAGCCGCCCGAGCAGCACGGCCCGCCAGACCCAGCGCCGCTACACACGCCAGCGCGTCAGTGGACGAACACGCTGGCTGATCGTCGCCGGGGCCTTGATTGTCGTGCTGGCGATCATAGGAGGCTTCATTGTCCTCTCTCAGCAGCACAGCAGCTCTGGAGCACGCGGCAGCACCGACCCCGAGGTCCTGAAGACGGTGACGAGCGTCGACTCCAATTTGCTGGCGCAAATCGGCACCGGTGGACAGAAGAGTCCCTTGAAGGCCGTCACGAACCGCGATCGTCTGGTAGGCCCCCACGGCAAGCCCGAGGTCTTCTACTGGGGTGCAGAGTTCTGCCCGTATTGCGCCGCGGAACGCTGGTCGCTGGTAATTGCTCTGAGCCGCTTTGGCCACTTCAGCGCCCTCCCAGAGACGACCTCTTCGAGTAGCGATGTCTATCCTGATACGGCGACCTTCACCTTCTACGGCAGCAGCTATACCAGCTCCTATATTGATTTTGTGCCGCTAGAGGTCGAAGACCGCAATCAGCAGGCCCTGCAGACCCCCAATCAGGAGCAGCAACAGCTGGTGAACGCCCTCAATCCCAGCGGCGGTTTCCCTTTCCTGGACATCGCCAATATCTATATGTCACAAGGCCAGACCGTTGACCCGGGGTTGCTCAGCGGCCTCTCGCAGAAGGATATTGCGATTCAGATCACTAATTCAAGCACGTCCATTTCGAAGAGCATCCTGGGCGTGGCCAATTATTTGACGGCAGGGATCTGCGTGGCTACTAACGATCAACCGGCCAGCGTCTGCAAGGCCTCGTTTATTCAGGCGATTGAGAAGCAGCTTCCACGGGCGGCCCTGGCCCATAGCGATTCCCTGGCGGTCAACCTGACGTCACTCAGCGCGGGCCTGCCGCCAGACAACAACAGCCGCCAGCGCCACGGCTACCGAACGAACTAG